The following proteins are encoded in a genomic region of Oncorhynchus keta strain PuntledgeMale-10-30-2019 chromosome 8, Oket_V2, whole genome shotgun sequence:
- the adam17b gene encoding disintegrin and metalloproteinase domain-containing protein 17, translating into MVTVPILLHGTITILLNCCLPWEFGNTSISGLLERLSRYNTYCGNSFLTKCMEFIFFLHVPPINTDMQIVLLFIVSLFLTNGATKPPAEVVDPEYDFLSSMLSDFEVLPLASLQTHSVRRRDLQTQTHVERHLSFTALQRHFKLYLRTNTELFTEDFSAVFVDEDGQEDSYEVNRQNFFTGHVIGEENSRVQAHIDDNDFSAHILTDGAEYNIEPLWRFTSAPPDGRLLVYRPEHIRNISRLASPKVCGYVKADSNDLLPESMRLARLEDEEEEPLVREKRQVHDHRKNTCPLLLVADHRFFQEMGRGEESTTLNYLIELIDRVDDIYRSTSWDDEYKGYGVQIQQIIIEKVPTRVPPGEAHFNMRGSPVEGKDVWDVKKLLEQFSVDIADNASKVCLAHLFTYQDFDEGTLGLAYVAPSRQGIPGGLCSEKCPPSSPETRAIYLNTGLTSTKNYGKTILTKEADLVTTHELGHNFGAEHDPDNIPYCAPREDQGGKYVMYPIAVSGDHVNNKLFSNCSKISIVKRLRNKAPVCFRERNSNVCGNSRVEQGEDCDPGLLHINDDRCCTSDCKLRPTAKCSDRNSACCKQCQYEREGKVCQEPISATCKGKSYCTGNSSECPSPENALDKTVCLDNGECLDGVCIPFCEAVKNLQSCACNETNSSCKVCCRSTSGVCAPFQDDGGEFIYLRKGKPCTVGFCDGEGKCMKQVQDVIERLWDFIDKLDINTFRKFLADNIVGSVVVFSLVFWVPLSILVHCVDKKLDQQYEQTTKSLLFPSNAEFMSSLESASVRIFKPPAISALRFQASGPEQTSTPPIQAPTRIPGAQVPTSTPSPSQSPLPPLESPRMATIQEDPSFDSHLDEEALEGDFPMGSSAPHSFEDLTERGPLARRSDKALSFRLQRQARIRINSKETEC; encoded by the exons ATGGTCACCGTACCAATTTTGTTACATGGTACCATAACAATTTTGTTAAATTGTTGCCTGCCTTGGGAATTCGGAAACACCTCAATTAGTGGGCTTTTGGAGAGATTATCCCGATACAACACATACTGTGGAAACAGTTTTTTGACCAAGTGTATGGAATTTATCTTTTTTTTACACGTTCCACCCATAAATACCGATATGCAGATAGTCCTTTTATTTATAGTTTCTCTATTTTTAACGAATGGTGCAACAAAGCCGCCTGCTGAGGTTGTAGATCCTGAATATG ACTTCCTCAGTTCCATGCTTTCAGACTTTGAGGTGCTGCCCCTCGCCAGTCTCCAGACTCACTCGGTCCGGCGGCGGGACCTCCAGACACAGACCCACGTGGAACGACATCTCAGCTTCACTGCCTTACAGAG GCATTTCAAGCTGTATCTGAGGACCAACACGGAGCTGTTCACAGAGGACTTCAGTGCTGTGTTCGTGGATGAGGATGGACAGGAGGACAGTTACGAGGTCAACAGACAGAACTTCTTCACCGGCCATGTCATAG GGGAGGAGAACTCTAGAGTGCAGGCGCATATTGATGACAATGACTTCTCGGCACACATCCTCACTGACGGAGCAGAGTACAACATTGAG CCCCTGTGGAGGTTTACGTCGGCGCCCCCCGATGGCCGTTTGCTGGTATACCGTCCTGAGCACATAAGGAACATCAGCCGACTGGCCTCGCCCAAGGTCTGTGGCTACGTGAAGGCTGACTCCAATGACCTGCTGCCTGAGAGTATGAGATTAGCTAGactggaggatgaggaggaag AGCCCCTggtcagagagaagagacaggttcaTGACCACAGGAAGAACACCTGCCCTTTACTCTTGGTGGCTGACCATCGCTTCTTCCAAGAGATGGGCCGTGGCGAGGAGAGCACTACCCTCAACTACCTG ATCGAGCTGATTGACCGCGTGGATGACATCTACAGGTCGACGTCGTGGGATGACGAGTATAAAGGATATGGGGTTCAGATCCAACAG ATCATCATTGAGAAGGTCCCCACCCGCGTACCCCCGGGGGAGGCCCACTTCAACATGAGGGGAAGTCCCGTAGAGGGTAAGGATGTCTGGGACGTGAAGAAGCTTCTGGAG CAATTCAGTGTGGACATAGCAGACAACGCGTCCAAGGTGTGTCTGGCTCACCTGTTCACCTACCAGGACTTTGACGAGGGGACCCTGGGCCTGGCCTACGTGGCCCCCTCCAGACAGGGCATCCCTGGGGGCCTCTGCTCAGAGA AGTGCCCTCCGTCTTCGCCTGAGACGAGAGCTATTTATCTCAACACTGGGCTCACCAGCACTAAGAACTATGGGAAAACTATTCTGACCAAG GAGGCAGACCTGGTGACAACTCACGAGCTGGGCCATAACTTTGGGGCAGAGCACGACCCCGATAACATCCCCTACTGTGCTCCCAGGGAAGACCAGGGGGGCAAATACGTCATGTACCCCATCGCTGTGAGCGGAGACCACGTCAACAACAAG CTTTTCTCCAACTGCAGTAAGATCTCCATTGTGAAGCGTCTGAGGAACAAGGCTCCAGTGTGCTTCAGGGAGAGGAACAGTAACGTGTGTGGGAACAGCAGGGTGGAACAGGGTGAGGACTGTGACCCGGGACTGCTGCACATCAACGACGACCGCTGCTGTACCTCCGACTGCAAGCTCCGCCCCACAGCCAAGTGCAG TGACAGGAACAGTGCATGCTGTAAGCAGTGCCAGTATGAGCGGGAGGGCAAGGTGTGCCAGGAGCCCATCAGTGCCACCTGTAAGGGCAAGTCCTACTGCACAG GCAACAGTAGTGAGTGTCCGTCTCCTGAGAACGCCCTTGACAAGACTGTGTGTTTGGACAACGGAGAGTGTCTCGACGGTGTATGTATCCCTTTCTGTGAGGCCGTCAAGAACCTGCAGTCCTGCGCCTGCAATG AAACCAACTCGTCATGTAAAGTGTGCTGCCGAAGCACCAGTGGAGTGTGCGCCCCATTCCAGGACGACGGAGGGGAATTCATCTACCTCCGCAAGGGGAAACCCTGCACCGTGGGCTTCTGTGACGGAGAA GGTAAATGTATGAAGCAAGTTCAGGATGTCATCGAGAGGCTGTGGGATTTCATTGACAAGCTGGACATCAACACGTTTCGGAAGTTTTTGGCAGACAACATCGTGGGCTCTGTGGTGGTCTTCTCCTTGGTCTTCTGGGTCCCCCTCAGCATCCTGGTTCACTGTGTG GATAAAAAACTGGATCAGCAGTATGAACAGACCACCAAGTCTCTGCTTTTTCCGAGT AATGCAGAGTTTATGAGCAGTCTGGAGTCAGCCTCCGTACGGATCTTCAAACCCCCTGCCATTTCAGCCCTGCGCTTCCAGGCCTCTGGCCCCGAGCAGACCAGCACTCCCCCCATCCAAGCCCCAACTCGAATCCCTGGGGCCCAAGTCCCAACCTCCACTCCCAGCCCTAGCCAGAGTCCCCTGCCCCCCCTGGAGAGCCCACGCATGGCCACCATCCAGGAGGACCCCAGTTTTGACTCCCACCTGGATGAAGAGGCCCTGGAGGGCGACTTTCCCATGGGGAGTTCGGCTCCACACTCCTTTGAGGATCTGACAGAGCGTGGGCCCCTGGCCCGACGCAGTGACAAGGCCCTGTCCTTCAGACTCCAGAGACAGGCCCGCATCCGCATCAACAGCAAGGAGACAGAGTGCTGA
- the cpsf3 gene encoding cleavage and polyadenylation specificity factor subunit 3: MAAKRKADLSVPAEESDQLLIRPLGAGQEVGRSCIILEFKGRKIMLDCGIHPGLEGMDALPYIDLIDPAEIDLLLISHFHLDHCGALPWFLQKTSFKGRTFMTHATKAIYRWLLSDYVKVSNISADDMLYTETDLEESMDKIETINFHEVKEVAGIKFWCYHAGHVLGAAMFMIEIAGVKILYTGDFSRQEDRHLMAAEIPSVKPDILITESTYGTHIHEKREEREARFCNTIHDIVNREGRCLIPVFALGRAQELLLILDEYWQNHPELHDIPIYYASSLAKKCMAVYQTYVNAMNDKIRKAINVNNPFVFKHISNLKSMDHFDDIGPSVVMASPGMMQSGLSRELFESWCTDKRNGVIIAGYSVEGTLAKHIMSEPEEITTMSGQKLQLKMSVDYISFSAHTDYQQTSEFIRALKPPHVILVHGEQNEMARLKAALIREYEDNDEVHIEVHNPRNTEAVTLNFRGEKLAKVMGSLADKKCQQGQRVSGILVKRNFSYHILTPSDLSNYTDLAMSTVKQTQAIPFTGPISLLASHLRNLAGDVEEVESAEKITLRIFKNVTLVHEAGMVVLEWIANPLNDMYADAVTTVVLEVQSNPKAQKVMEHKKEGIELDVFQQRLEIMLLDMFGEDCVDFKDNKNLTVTVDGNTAFICPETRTVQYEEGSAEDETLREMVELAVQRLYDALNPAI, translated from the exons ACT TGGAGCTGGGCAGGAGGTGGGAAGGTCATGCATCATTCTGGAGTTCAAGGGACGGAAAATCATG CTGGACTGTGGAATCCACCCAGGATTAGAAGGAATGGATGCTCTTCCGTATATTGACTTGATCGATCCTGCTGAGATAGACCTGCTTCTTATCAGCCA ttTCCACTTGGACCACTGTGGAGCCTTGCCTTGGTTTCTCCAGAAGACCAGTTTCAAAGGAAGGACCTTCATGACCCACGCCACCAAAGCTATTTACCGCTGGCTGCTGTCTGATTATGTCAAAGTCAG TAACATCTCAGCCGACGACATGctgtacacagagacagacttggAGGAGAGCATGGACAAGATCGAGACCATCAACTTTCACGAGGTGAAGGAGGTGGCCGGCATCAAGTTCTGGTGTTACCATGCCGGTCACGTCCTGGGGGCAGCCATGTTCATGATCGAGATAGCTGGCGTGAAG ATCCTCTACACAGGTGACTTTTCCCGACAGGAGGACAGGCATTTGATGGCAGCCGAGATCCCCAGTGTCAAGCCTGACATCCTCATTACT GAGTCCACGTATGGAACACACATCCATGAGAAGAGGGAGGAGCGGGAGGCCCGGTTCTGCAACACAATCCATGACATCGTCAACAGAGAGGGCCGCTGTCTCATCCCCGTGTTCGCCTTGGGCCGAGCCCAGGAACTGCTGCTCATCCTGG ACGAGTACTGGCAGAACCACCCAGAGCTCCATGACATTCCCATCTACTATGCGTCGTCTCTAGCCAAGAAGTGCATGGCCGTCTACCAGACATACGTCAACGCTATGAACGACAAGATCCGCAAGGCCATTAACGTCAACAACCCCTTCGTCTTCAAGCACATCAGCAACCTCAAG AGCATGGACCACTTTGATGACATCGGGCCCAGTGTGGTGATGGCCTCTCCAGGTATGATGCAGAGCGGTCTGTCAAGAGAGCTGTTTGAGAGCTGGTGCACCGATAAGAGGAACGGCGTCATCATCGCCGGCTACTCTGTGGAGGGTACCCTCGCAAAG CACATTATGTCAGAGCCAGAGGAGATCACCACCATGTCAGGCCAGAAGCTGCAGCTGAAGATGTCTGTGGACTACATCTCTTTCTCAGCCCACACTGACTACCAACAGACCAGCGAGTTCATCAGGGCTCTCAAACCCCCTCATGTG ATCCTGGTGCACGGAGAGCAGAATGAGATGGCGCGTCTGAAAGCTGCTCTGATCAGGGAGTACGAGGACAATGATGAGGTCCACATCGAGGTGCACAACCCTCGGAACACTGAGGCCGTCACACTCAACTTCAGAGGAGAGAAGTTGGCTAAG GTGATGGGCTCCCTGGCTGATAAGAAGTGTCAGCAGGGTCAGAGGGTGTCTGGGATCCTGGTCAAACGCAACTTCAGCTACCACATCCTCACCCCTTCAGATCTGTCCA actatACAGACCTGGCCATGAGCACAGTGAAGCAGACCCAGGCCATTCCCTTCACTGGACCCATCTCTCTGCTGGCCAGCCATCTACGCAACCTGGCAG GGGATGTGGAGGAGGTGGAGTCTGCAGAGAAAATCACACTCAGGATCTTCAAGAATGTCACACTGGTGCATGAAGCTGGCATGGTGGTTTTAGAG TGGATCGCCAACCCTCTGAATGACATGTATGCTGATGCGGTCACCACAGTGGTTCTGGAGGTCCAGTCCAACCCTAAAGCACAGAAAG TTATGGAGCACAAGAAAGAAGGTATAGAACTGGATGTTTTCCAGCAGAGGCTGGAGATTATGCTTCT TGACATGTTTGGGGAGGACTGTGTGGACTTCAAGGACAATAAGAACCTGACAGTAACAGTGGACGGGAATACTGCCTTCATCTGCCCAGAGACCAGA ACGGTGCAGTATGAGGAGGGCAGTGCTGAAGATGAGACCCTGAGAGAGATGGTGGAGCTGGCTGTGCAGAGGCTCTATGATGCTCTCAACCCTGCCATCTGA